A section of the Oncorhynchus gorbuscha isolate QuinsamMale2020 ecotype Even-year linkage group LG04, OgorEven_v1.0, whole genome shotgun sequence genome encodes:
- the LOC124034626 gene encoding transducin-like enhancer protein 1 isoform X2: MFPQGRHPTPHQAPGQPFKFTIPESLDRIKEEFQFLQAQYHSLKLECEKLASEKTEMQRHYVMYYEMSYGLNIEMHKQTEIAKRLNTICAQVIPFLSQEHQQQVVQAVERAKQVTMAELNAIIGVRGLPGLPSTQQHLSHAHSSHVPLTPHPAGLHPAHLGGGASLLALSSALVVPPPHLASKEDRKHSVEAEHLREREPGTSNTLLVADSLRNSDKRRNGPEFANDTKKRKVEDKDSSHYDSDGEKSDDNLVVDVSNEDPASPHGTRLPSPRENGLDKTRLLKKDPSCSPASTASSASSSSLKSKEMGMRDKPGTPGLKSSTPTPRGDSTPGPSATPSLRPSLVKPPSMELPHPPTAGLRTPLAVPGSYPGPFGMLPHATMNGELAGAAYAGLHNMSPQMSAAAAAAVAAYGRSPMVGFDPHPHMRVPGMPPSLSGIPGGKPAYSFHVSADGQMQPVPFPPDALVGPGIPRHARQINTLSHGEVVCAVTISNPTRHVYTGGKGCVKVWDISHPGNKSPVSQLDCLNRDNYIRSCRLLPDGRTLIVGGEASTLSIWDLATPTPRIKAELTSSAPACYALAISPDSKVCFSCCSDGNIAVWDLHNQTLVRQFQGHTDGASCIDISNDGTKLWTGGLDNTVRSWDLREGRQLQQHDFTSQIFSLGYCPTGEWLAVGMESSNVEVLHVTKPDKYQLHLHESCVLSLQFASCGKWFVSTGKDNLLNAWRTPYGASIFQSKESSSVLSCDISVDDKYIVTGSGDKKATVYEVIY, encoded by the exons ATGTTCCCCCAGGGTCGACACCCG aCGCCCCACCAGGCCCCGGGCCAACCTTTCAAATTCACCATTCCAGAGTCACTGGACCGCATCAAAGAGGAGTTCCAGTTCCTCCAAGCACAGTACCACAG TTTGAAACTGGAGTGTGAGAAGCTGGCCAGTGagaagacagagatgcagaggCACTATGTTATG TACTATGAAATGTCTTATGGGCTGAACATTGAAATGCATAAACAG ACAGAGATTGCCAAGAGGCTCAACACCATCTGTGCACAAGTCATCCCCTTCCTCTCACAggag caccagcagcagGTGGTCCAGGCGGTAGAGAGAGCCAAGCAGGTCACCATGGCTGAACTCAACGCCATCATTGGGGTACGGGGACTTCCCGGCCTACCATCCACT CAGCAGCACCTGTCCCACGCGCACAGCTCCCATGTCCCCCTCACACCCCACCCCGCGGGGCTCCATCCGGCCCATTTGGGGGGAGGGGCCAGTCTGCTCGCCCTGTCCAGTGCCCTGGTGGTGCCGCCACCCCACCTGGCCAGCAAAGAGGACAGGAAACACTCAGTGGAGGCTGAGCACCTGAGAG agagagagccaggcacA AGTAATACCCTGCTGGTTGCTGACAGTTTGCGTAACTCAGACAAGCGGCGCAATGGACCAGAATTTGCCAACGACACCAAGAAGAGAAAAGTGGAGGACAAGGACTCCAGTCATTAT gatagtgatggagagaagagtgATGACAACCTGGTGGTGGATGTCTCCAATGAG GACCCTGCCTCCCCACATGGTACGCGCCTACCATCCCCCAGGGAGAACGGGCTGGACAAGACACGCCTCCTGAAGAAGGACCCCTCCTGTAGCCCTGCCTCCACAGCCTCATCTGCAAGCTCCTCCTCCCTCAAGTCCAAAGAGATGGGCATG CGTGATAAGCCAGGTACGCCTGGGCTGAAGTCGAGCACACCTACTCCGAGAGGAGACTCCACCCCAGGGCCCAGCGCCACTCCCAGTCTCCGGCCAAGCCTTGTCAAGCCCCCCTCCATGGAGCTACCTCACCCACCTA CTGCTGGTCTGCGGACCCCGCTGGCGGTGCCTGGGTCATACCCCGGGCCTTTCGGAATGCTGCCCCACGCCACCATGAACGGGGAGCTGGCGGGCGCCGCCTACGCCGGACTCCACAACATGTCCCCTCAGATGAGTGCTGCGGCTGCTGCTGCCGTGGCCGCATACGGGCGCTCCCCTATG GTGGGCTTTGACCCTCATCCTCACATGAGAGTGCCTGGAATGCCCCCCAGCTTATCAGGCATCCCTGGAGGCAaacc GGCCTACTCTTTCCACGTTAGCGCCGATGGACAGATGCAGCCGGTGCCCTTCCCTCCGGACGCCCTAGTGGGCCCGGGCATCCCACGCCATGCTCGCCAGATCAACACTCTGAGCCACGGCGAGGTGGTGTGTGCCGTCACCATCAGTAATCCCACACGCCACGTCTACACGGGTGGCAAGGGCTGCGTCAAGGTCTGGGACATCAGTCACCCTGGCAACAAGAGTCCCGTGTCCCAACTGGATTGCCTG aaccgAGACAACTACATCCGCTCTTGCCGGCTGCTCCCCGACGGCCGGACGCTCATTGTGGGGGGCGAGGCTAGCACGCTGTCAATCTGGGACCTGGCCACGCCCACCCCACGCATCAAGGCGGAGCTGACCTCCTCTGCCCCCGCCTGCTATGCCCTGGCCATCTCCCCCGACTCCAAGGTTTGCTTTTCCTGCTGCAGCGACGGGAACATCGCTGTCTGGGACCTGCACAACCAGACCCTGGTTAG GCAGTTCCAGGGTCACACAGACGGAGCCAGCTGTATTGACATCTCCAATGATGGGACCAAGCTGTGGACAGGGGGGCTGGACAACACCGTCCGATCCTGGGACCTGAGAGAGGGACGCCAGCTACAGCAGCACGACTTTacctcacag atcTTCTCTCTGGGGTACTGTCCGACGGGAGAGTGGCTGGCGGTGGGGATGGAGAGCAGTAATGTAGAGGTACTCCATGTCACCAAGCCAGACAAGTACCAGCTGCACCTCCACGAGAGCTGTGTGCTCTCACTCCAGTTTGCCTCATGTG GTAAATGGTTTGTGAGCACAGGGAAGGATAACCTGCTGAACGCATGGAGGACACCGTACGGAGCCAGTATattccag tCGAAGGAGTCTTCGTCGGTGCTAAGCTGTGACATCTCAGTCGATGATAAGTACATAGTTACAGGTTCTGGAGATAAGAAGGCCACTGTCTATGAAGTCATCTACTAG
- the LOC124034626 gene encoding transducin-like enhancer protein 1 isoform X1, producing the protein MFPQGRHPTPHQAPGQPFKFTIPESLDRIKEEFQFLQAQYHSLKLECEKLASEKTEMQRHYVMYYEMSYGLNIEMHKQTEIAKRLNTICAQVIPFLSQEHQQQVVQAVERAKQVTMAELNAIIGVRGLPGLPSTQQHLSHAHSSHVPLTPHPAGLHPAHLGGGASLLALSSALVVPPPHLASKEDRKHSVEAEHLREREPGTSNTLLVADSLRNSDKRRNGPEFANDTKKRKVEDKDSSHYDSDGEKSDDNLVVDVSNEDPASPHGTRLPSPRENGLDKTRLLKKDPSCSPASTASSASSSSLKSKEMGMRDKPGTPGLKSSTPTPRGDSTPGPSATPSLRPSLVKPPSMELPHPPTLVYSLAAGLRTPLAVPGSYPGPFGMLPHATMNGELAGAAYAGLHNMSPQMSAAAAAAVAAYGRSPMVGFDPHPHMRVPGMPPSLSGIPGGKPAYSFHVSADGQMQPVPFPPDALVGPGIPRHARQINTLSHGEVVCAVTISNPTRHVYTGGKGCVKVWDISHPGNKSPVSQLDCLNRDNYIRSCRLLPDGRTLIVGGEASTLSIWDLATPTPRIKAELTSSAPACYALAISPDSKVCFSCCSDGNIAVWDLHNQTLVRQFQGHTDGASCIDISNDGTKLWTGGLDNTVRSWDLREGRQLQQHDFTSQIFSLGYCPTGEWLAVGMESSNVEVLHVTKPDKYQLHLHESCVLSLQFASCGKWFVSTGKDNLLNAWRTPYGASIFQSKESSSVLSCDISVDDKYIVTGSGDKKATVYEVIY; encoded by the exons ATGTTCCCCCAGGGTCGACACCCG aCGCCCCACCAGGCCCCGGGCCAACCTTTCAAATTCACCATTCCAGAGTCACTGGACCGCATCAAAGAGGAGTTCCAGTTCCTCCAAGCACAGTACCACAG TTTGAAACTGGAGTGTGAGAAGCTGGCCAGTGagaagacagagatgcagaggCACTATGTTATG TACTATGAAATGTCTTATGGGCTGAACATTGAAATGCATAAACAG ACAGAGATTGCCAAGAGGCTCAACACCATCTGTGCACAAGTCATCCCCTTCCTCTCACAggag caccagcagcagGTGGTCCAGGCGGTAGAGAGAGCCAAGCAGGTCACCATGGCTGAACTCAACGCCATCATTGGGGTACGGGGACTTCCCGGCCTACCATCCACT CAGCAGCACCTGTCCCACGCGCACAGCTCCCATGTCCCCCTCACACCCCACCCCGCGGGGCTCCATCCGGCCCATTTGGGGGGAGGGGCCAGTCTGCTCGCCCTGTCCAGTGCCCTGGTGGTGCCGCCACCCCACCTGGCCAGCAAAGAGGACAGGAAACACTCAGTGGAGGCTGAGCACCTGAGAG agagagagccaggcacA AGTAATACCCTGCTGGTTGCTGACAGTTTGCGTAACTCAGACAAGCGGCGCAATGGACCAGAATTTGCCAACGACACCAAGAAGAGAAAAGTGGAGGACAAGGACTCCAGTCATTAT gatagtgatggagagaagagtgATGACAACCTGGTGGTGGATGTCTCCAATGAG GACCCTGCCTCCCCACATGGTACGCGCCTACCATCCCCCAGGGAGAACGGGCTGGACAAGACACGCCTCCTGAAGAAGGACCCCTCCTGTAGCCCTGCCTCCACAGCCTCATCTGCAAGCTCCTCCTCCCTCAAGTCCAAAGAGATGGGCATG CGTGATAAGCCAGGTACGCCTGGGCTGAAGTCGAGCACACCTACTCCGAGAGGAGACTCCACCCCAGGGCCCAGCGCCACTCCCAGTCTCCGGCCAAGCCTTGTCAAGCCCCCCTCCATGGAGCTACCTCACCCACCTA CTCTTGTGTACTCCTTAGCTGCTGGTCTGCGGACCCCGCTGGCGGTGCCTGGGTCATACCCCGGGCCTTTCGGAATGCTGCCCCACGCCACCATGAACGGGGAGCTGGCGGGCGCCGCCTACGCCGGACTCCACAACATGTCCCCTCAGATGAGTGCTGCGGCTGCTGCTGCCGTGGCCGCATACGGGCGCTCCCCTATG GTGGGCTTTGACCCTCATCCTCACATGAGAGTGCCTGGAATGCCCCCCAGCTTATCAGGCATCCCTGGAGGCAaacc GGCCTACTCTTTCCACGTTAGCGCCGATGGACAGATGCAGCCGGTGCCCTTCCCTCCGGACGCCCTAGTGGGCCCGGGCATCCCACGCCATGCTCGCCAGATCAACACTCTGAGCCACGGCGAGGTGGTGTGTGCCGTCACCATCAGTAATCCCACACGCCACGTCTACACGGGTGGCAAGGGCTGCGTCAAGGTCTGGGACATCAGTCACCCTGGCAACAAGAGTCCCGTGTCCCAACTGGATTGCCTG aaccgAGACAACTACATCCGCTCTTGCCGGCTGCTCCCCGACGGCCGGACGCTCATTGTGGGGGGCGAGGCTAGCACGCTGTCAATCTGGGACCTGGCCACGCCCACCCCACGCATCAAGGCGGAGCTGACCTCCTCTGCCCCCGCCTGCTATGCCCTGGCCATCTCCCCCGACTCCAAGGTTTGCTTTTCCTGCTGCAGCGACGGGAACATCGCTGTCTGGGACCTGCACAACCAGACCCTGGTTAG GCAGTTCCAGGGTCACACAGACGGAGCCAGCTGTATTGACATCTCCAATGATGGGACCAAGCTGTGGACAGGGGGGCTGGACAACACCGTCCGATCCTGGGACCTGAGAGAGGGACGCCAGCTACAGCAGCACGACTTTacctcacag atcTTCTCTCTGGGGTACTGTCCGACGGGAGAGTGGCTGGCGGTGGGGATGGAGAGCAGTAATGTAGAGGTACTCCATGTCACCAAGCCAGACAAGTACCAGCTGCACCTCCACGAGAGCTGTGTGCTCTCACTCCAGTTTGCCTCATGTG GTAAATGGTTTGTGAGCACAGGGAAGGATAACCTGCTGAACGCATGGAGGACACCGTACGGAGCCAGTATattccag tCGAAGGAGTCTTCGTCGGTGCTAAGCTGTGACATCTCAGTCGATGATAAGTACATAGTTACAGGTTCTGGAGATAAGAAGGCCACTGTCTATGAAGTCATCTACTAG